A DNA window from Camelina sativa cultivar DH55 chromosome 13, Cs, whole genome shotgun sequence contains the following coding sequences:
- the LOC104737288 gene encoding aspartic proteinase A3 isoform X2, translating into MGTRFQSFLLVFLLSCLILISTASCERNGDGTIRIGLKKRKLDRSNRLASQLFLKNRGESWFPKDHFRLNDANADMVPLKNYLDAQYYGDITIGTPPQKFTVIFDTGSSNLWIPSTKCYLSVACYFHSKYKASQSSTYRKNGKPASIRYGTGAIAGYFSYDDVKVGDLVVKEQEFIEATSEPGITFLLAKFDGILGLGFKEISVGNSTPVWYNMVEKGLVKEPIFSFWLNRNPQDPEGGEIVFGGVDPKHFKGEHTYVPVTHKGYWQFDMGDLQIAGKPTGYCAKGCSAIADSGTSLLTGPSTVITMINHAIGAQGIVSRECKAVVDQYGKTMLNSLLAQKVCSQIGVCAFDGTDSVSMGIQSVVDDGASGLLNQAMCSACQMAAVWMESELTQNQTQERILAYAAELCDHIPTQNQQSAVDCEKVSSMPIVSFTIGGRTFDLSPQDYIFKIGEGVETQCTSGFTAMDIPPPRGPLWILGDIFMGPYHTVFDYGKARVGFAKAA; encoded by the exons ATGGGAACTAGGTTCCAATCCTTCTTGCTCGTGTTCTTGCTTTCATGTTTGATTCTTATATCCACTGCCTCGTGTGAGCGAAACGGTGATGGAACTATTAGAATTggattgaagaagaggaaactaGACCGGAGCAACAGGCTGGCTTCACagctttttttgaaaaaccgaGGAGAGTCTTGGTTTCCCAAAGACCATTTTCGCCTGAACGATGCAAATGCGGATATGGTTCCGCTGAAAAACTATTTGGATGCTCAATACTATGGTGACATTACCATTGGTACTCCACCTCAGAAGTTCACTGTGATCTTTGATACTGGTAGCTCCAATCTCTGGATACCATCTACTAAATGTTACTTATCG gTTGCTTGTTATTTTCACTCGAAGTACAAGGCTAGCCAGTCATCAACCTACAGAAAGAACG GTAAACCAGCATCTATCCGCTATGGAACAGGTGCTATTGCTGGTTACTTCAGCTATGATGATGTTAAAGTTGGTGATCTTGTTGTCAAGGAGCAG GAATTCATAGAGGCTACTAGTGAGCCTGGTATTACATTCTTGTTGGCAAAGTTTGATGGTATCCTCGGTTTGGGCTTCAAAGAGATTTCTGTAGGAAACTCAACTCCGGTTTG GTATAACATGGTGGAAAAAGGTTTGGTTAAGGAACCAATTTTTTCGTTCTGGCTTAACCGTAACCCGCAAGATCCAGAAGGTGGTGAGATTGTTTTCGGTGGAGTTGACCCAAAGCACTTCAAAGGAGAGCATACTTATGTCCCTGTGACACATAAAGGATACTGGCAATTCGACATGGGTGATCTCCAAATTGCTGGCAAACCAACTG GATATTGTGCTAAAGGGTGTTCTGCTATTGCTGATTCTGGAACTTCTCTACTCACGGGTCCATCG ACTGTCATCACGATGATCAATCATGCGATTGGAGCACAAGGAATCGTAAGTCGTGAATGCAAGGCCGTGGTGGATCAATACGGAAAGACCATGTTGAATTCTCTTCTAGCTCAG AAAGTATGCTCACAAATTGGAGTCTGCGCTTTTGACGGTACAGACAGTGTGAG TATGGGGATTCAGTCCGTTGTAGATGATGGAGCTTCAGGTCTTCTAAACCAAGCAATGTGCAGTGCCTGTCAAATGGCAGCCGTGTGGATGGAGAGTGAATTgactcaaaatcaaacacaagaaCGCATACTCGCTTATGCTGCTGAG ctCTGTGACCATATACCAACTCAGAACCAACAATCAGCAGTGGACTGTGAGAAGGTTTCGTCTATGCCTATAGTCTCATTCACAATTGGTGGCAGAACCTTTGATCTCTCTCCTCAAGAT TATATATTCAAGATTGGGGAAGGAGTTGAGACTCAGTGCACTAGCGGTTTCACAGCCATGGATATTCCTCCACCTCGTGGACCTCTCTG GATCTTGGGTGATATCTTCATGGGACCATATCACACTGTGTTTGATTACGGGAAAGCAAGAGTTGGATTTGCCAAAGCTGCTTAA
- the LOC104737288 gene encoding aspartic proteinase A3 isoform X1, with protein sequence MGTRFQSFLLVFLLSCLILISTASCERNGDGTIRIGLKKRKLDRSNRLASQLFLKNRGESWFPKDHFRLNDANADMVPLKNYLDAQYYGDITIGTPPQKFTVIFDTGSSNLWIPSTKCYLSVACYFHSKYKASQSSTYRKNGKPASIRYGTGAIAGYFSYDDVKVGDLVVKEQEFIEATSEPGITFLLAKFDGILGLGFKEISVGNSTPVWYNMVEKGLVKEPIFSFWLNRNPQDPEGGEIVFGGVDPKHFKGEHTYVPVTHKGYWQFDMGDLQIAGKPTGYCAKGCSAIADSGTSLLTGPSTVITMINHAIGAQGIVSRECKAVVDQYGKTMLNSLLAQEDPKKVCSQIGVCAFDGTDSVSMGIQSVVDDGASGLLNQAMCSACQMAAVWMESELTQNQTQERILAYAAELCDHIPTQNQQSAVDCEKVSSMPIVSFTIGGRTFDLSPQDYIFKIGEGVETQCTSGFTAMDIPPPRGPLWILGDIFMGPYHTVFDYGKARVGFAKAA encoded by the exons ATGGGAACTAGGTTCCAATCCTTCTTGCTCGTGTTCTTGCTTTCATGTTTGATTCTTATATCCACTGCCTCGTGTGAGCGAAACGGTGATGGAACTATTAGAATTggattgaagaagaggaaactaGACCGGAGCAACAGGCTGGCTTCACagctttttttgaaaaaccgaGGAGAGTCTTGGTTTCCCAAAGACCATTTTCGCCTGAACGATGCAAATGCGGATATGGTTCCGCTGAAAAACTATTTGGATGCTCAATACTATGGTGACATTACCATTGGTACTCCACCTCAGAAGTTCACTGTGATCTTTGATACTGGTAGCTCCAATCTCTGGATACCATCTACTAAATGTTACTTATCG gTTGCTTGTTATTTTCACTCGAAGTACAAGGCTAGCCAGTCATCAACCTACAGAAAGAACG GTAAACCAGCATCTATCCGCTATGGAACAGGTGCTATTGCTGGTTACTTCAGCTATGATGATGTTAAAGTTGGTGATCTTGTTGTCAAGGAGCAG GAATTCATAGAGGCTACTAGTGAGCCTGGTATTACATTCTTGTTGGCAAAGTTTGATGGTATCCTCGGTTTGGGCTTCAAAGAGATTTCTGTAGGAAACTCAACTCCGGTTTG GTATAACATGGTGGAAAAAGGTTTGGTTAAGGAACCAATTTTTTCGTTCTGGCTTAACCGTAACCCGCAAGATCCAGAAGGTGGTGAGATTGTTTTCGGTGGAGTTGACCCAAAGCACTTCAAAGGAGAGCATACTTATGTCCCTGTGACACATAAAGGATACTGGCAATTCGACATGGGTGATCTCCAAATTGCTGGCAAACCAACTG GATATTGTGCTAAAGGGTGTTCTGCTATTGCTGATTCTGGAACTTCTCTACTCACGGGTCCATCG ACTGTCATCACGATGATCAATCATGCGATTGGAGCACAAGGAATCGTAAGTCGTGAATGCAAGGCCGTGGTGGATCAATACGGAAAGACCATGTTGAATTCTCTTCTAGCTCAG GAGGATCCGAAGAAAGTATGCTCACAAATTGGAGTCTGCGCTTTTGACGGTACAGACAGTGTGAG TATGGGGATTCAGTCCGTTGTAGATGATGGAGCTTCAGGTCTTCTAAACCAAGCAATGTGCAGTGCCTGTCAAATGGCAGCCGTGTGGATGGAGAGTGAATTgactcaaaatcaaacacaagaaCGCATACTCGCTTATGCTGCTGAG ctCTGTGACCATATACCAACTCAGAACCAACAATCAGCAGTGGACTGTGAGAAGGTTTCGTCTATGCCTATAGTCTCATTCACAATTGGTGGCAGAACCTTTGATCTCTCTCCTCAAGAT TATATATTCAAGATTGGGGAAGGAGTTGAGACTCAGTGCACTAGCGGTTTCACAGCCATGGATATTCCTCCACCTCGTGGACCTCTCTG GATCTTGGGTGATATCTTCATGGGACCATATCACACTGTGTTTGATTACGGGAAAGCAAGAGTTGGATTTGCCAAAGCTGCTTAA
- the LOC109124406 gene encoding peroxisomal membrane protein PMP22 has translation MGSSPKKTTLQRYLSQLQQHPLRTKAITAGVLSGVSDVVSQKLSGIQKIQLRRVLLKVIFAGGFLGPAGHFFHTYLDKVFKGKKDTKTVAKKVIVEQLTLSPLNHLLFMIYYGVVIERTPWNLVRERIKKTYPTVQLTAWTFFPVVGWINYKYVPLHFRVILHSIVAFFWAIFLTLRARSVTTLALAKAK, from the exons atggGATCTTCACCGAAGAAGACGACTCTGCAGCGTTACTTGTCACAGCTTCAACAACATCCTTTAAGAACAAAG GCAATTACTGCTGGAGTGTTGTCTGGGGTTAGTGATGTTGTATCTCAGAAACTCTCTGGCATACAGAAGATTCAGCTCAGAAGGGTTCTTCTCAAAGTG ATATTTGCGGGTGGTTTTCTCGGACCAGCGGGGCATTTCTTTCATACATATCTAGATAAGGTTTTTAAAGGGAAGAAAGACACAAAGACTGTGGCAAAGAAG GTAATTGTGGAACAACTGACATTGTCACCACTGAACCATTTGCTTTTCATGATCTATTATGGAGTAGTCATCGAAA GAACTCCCTGGAACCTTGTTAGAGAAAGAATCAAGAAGACATACCCGACTGTCCAGCTTACAGCATGGACG TTTTTCCCGGTGGTGGGATGGATTAACTACAAGTATGTGCCACTTCACTTCCGGGTCATCTTGCACAGCATCGTCGCATTCTTTTG gGCCATTTTCTTGACCCTGCGAGCGAGGTCAGTGACAACACTGGCTTTGGCAAAGGCTAAGTGA
- the LOC104737289 gene encoding probable F-box protein At4g22030 has product MASLQVSRLVLSSSSSSCSRPKAAVSIPKLPTFNVVPKIPVKKQTLSVNEPSFEFVESLPLSLKQRRGSDAIQRARLTAVLEEVMDRIEMHKNIGDQRNNWNSLLLNSVNMITLTAVLMAGMASVNAHGVDSVTAVKIASTVLLTSATGFAALMSKIQPSQLTEEQRNATRLFKRLRVEIEMFLRENEKITEEDVKEAIKRVLSLDKAYPLPLIGTMLEKFPEEFKPASWWPENKRKSPKTGLANGWSQELEAEMREVAHVVKNRDAEEYERLGNVALKLNRFLAISGPVLTGVSAVSSVFIGQDSGLAGIVAMTCASLAAVVNTLEHGGQVGMVFEMYRNSAGFFSLLEETMNSTEKKENGQVYETRVAVKLGRSLSELRDLSKRSNLSQVKANEFASKLF; this is encoded by the coding sequence ATGGCTTCATTACAGGTTTCAAGATTAgttctttcgtcttcttcttcttcttgttcgaGACCTAAAGCTGCAGTCTCCATACCAAAACTACCGACATTTAACGTGGTTCCGAAAATACCGGTAAAGAAACAGACTTTATCGGTTAATGAACCGAGCTTTGAGTTTGTGGAAAGTCTTCCTCTTTCGTTGAAACAGAGGAGAGGCTCTGATGCTATCCAAAGGGCGCGTCTCACTGCGGTTCTTGAAGAAGTTATGGATAGGATTGAGATGCATAAGAACATTGGAGATCAACGCAATAATTGGAACTCTCTATTGCTCAATTCTGTCAACATGATCACTCTTACAGCCGTTTTGATGGCCGGGATGGCCTCGGTTAATGCTCACGGTGTAGATTCTGTGACCGCTGTGAAGATAGCTTCAACGGTGTTGTTGACATCTGCTACGGGTTTCGCTGCCTTGATGAGCAAGATTCAACCGTCACAGCTTACTGAAGAACAGAGGAACGCGACGAGGCTGTTCAAGAGGTTGAGAGTCGAAATCGAAATGTTTCTAAGAGAGAACGAGAAGATTACGGAAGAAGATGTGAAGGAAGCGATAAAGAGAGTGTTGTCACTAGATAAAGCTTACCCTCTTCCTCTGATCGGAACAATGCTCGAGAAGTTTCCGGAAGAGTTTAAACCGGCGAGTTGGTGGCCTGAAAATAAACGTAAAAGCCCTAAAACCGGTCTTGCGAATGGATGGAGTCAAGAGCTCGAGGCGGAGATGAGAGAAGTTGCTCATGTGGTGAAGAACAGAGACGCAGAAGAGTATGAGAGATTAGGTAACGTGGCGTTGAAGCTAAACCGGTTCTTGGCTATCTCTGGACCAGTTTTAACCGGAGTTTCGGCAGTGAGCTCTGTTTTTATCGGTCAAGATTCCGGATTAGCTGGAATCGTGGCGATGACATGTGCTTCTTTGGCTGCGGTTGTCAACACTTTGGAGCATGGTGGTCAAGTGGGAATGGTGTTTGAAATGTATAGAAACTCAGCTGGATTTTTCTCTCTGTTAGAAGAAACGATGAATTcgacagagaagaaagagaacggACAAGTGTACGAGACAAGAGTAGCGGTGAAGCTAGGGAGAAGCTTATCCGAACTGAGAGATCTCTCGAAGAGATCGAACCTTTCTCAAGTTAAGGCCAATGAATTCGCAAGCAAGCTTTTCTAG